Proteins from one Belonocnema kinseyi isolate 2016_QV_RU_SX_M_011 chromosome 8, B_treatae_v1, whole genome shotgun sequence genomic window:
- the LOC117178779 gene encoding coiled-coil domain-containing protein 149, with translation MANIPEAKRNYGIHEDGGYAKDCTIENAMLKKKLQLKTEAVMVLSQELDQCRTQRDQYKLMAEQIQERLVHLRKQTNESLESNSFRTLDSLMETREQNKCLRLQVETLRQKLMDSQTDIKILRKNRTFTEQKDAHLAPDAHQREELIEQLEKLNVKCGQLQTDLQSVLDEKHELEIERDAFKCKAHRLNHELSKALSASKPVDVDSLINENRYLQERLQHLLEEKELARQSLSKYKGMLDSKRLKGTIKLGGNSAAGTVMTHKQVELLLQQGPNIPPQKASAAISDLHCLSAALLEALNDKTLALAHQKKANKILALRICELDSAVQSPTMKLLEGYTGADVDIRCDDFDSDLSTKPWDSEDTSEPDLTKEENVEDCEFSKKEKYSTFIPADLPHNLGALVQKAMDNLKDINKNKS, from the exons ATGGCTAACATTCCTGAAGCGAAGAGAAATTACGGGATTCATGAAGATGGAGGTTATGCCAAAGACTGCACCATAgag AATGCaatgctaaaaaaaaaattgcagctgAAAACGGAAGCTGTGATGGTTCTTAGTCAAGAACTAGATCAATGTAGAACTCAACGTGATCAGTACAAATTAATGGCAGAACAAATTCAGGAAAGATTAGTCCACTTGAGGAAACAGACAAACGAGTCCTTAGAATCAAATAG ttttaggaCATTAGATTCCTTAATGGAAACCAGGGAACAAAATAAATGTCTCCGATTACAAGTAGAAACTTTGCGGCAAAAATTGATGGATTCTCAAACCGACAtcaaaattcttcgaaaaaatcgGACATTTACTGAACAAAAGGACGCTCATCTCGCACCAGATGCGCATCAAAGAGAGGAACTGATTGAACAACTCGAGAAATTAAATGTCAAA tgcGGCCAATTACAAACAGATCTGCAGTCAGTTTTAGATGAAAAGCACGAACTAGAAATAGAGCGAGATGCCTTTAAATGTAAAGCTCATCGTTTGAATCACGAACTTTCAAAAGCCCTGAGTGCTTCAAAACCGGTCGATGTTGATTCGCTTATCAATGAAAATCG ATACTTGCAAGAGAGGTTGCAACATTTACTTGAAGAAAAAGAACTTGCGAGGCAATCCTTATCGAAATATAAG ggCATGCTGGATAGTAAAAGATTGAAAGGAACGATAAAACTTGGAGGAAATTCGGCTGCTGGAACTGTAATGACTCACAAGCAAg ttgagcTGTTGCTTCAACAAGGTCCAAACATACCGCCTCAAAAAGCTTCAGCTGCGATATCAGACCTTCATTGCCTTTCTGCTGCTTTGCTAGAAGCTTTGAATGACAAAACTCTAGCCTTAGCTCATCAGAAAAAAGCAAACAA aattttagcgCTGAGAATTTGTGAATTAGACAGTGCTGTCCAATCACCAACAATGAAACTTTTAGAAGGATATACTGGGGCGGATGTAGACATCagat GCGATGACTTTGATTCCGATCTCTCGACGAAACCGTGGGATAGCGAAGACACAAGTGAACCTGATCTCACGAAAGAAGAAAATGTGGAAGAttgcgaattttcgaaaaaggagAAGTACTCGACTTTTATACCAGCCGACTTGCCACATAACTTGGGTGCTTTAGTTCAAAAAGCAATGGACAATTTAAAGGACATTAACAAGAACAAATcgtaa